In Phalacrocorax aristotelis chromosome 6, bGulAri2.1, whole genome shotgun sequence, one DNA window encodes the following:
- the ARTN gene encoding artemin, whose translation MRGGGGGPGDGPRRGHASMEQQVGPPEPRPAGPTTHPQPKEGMLWGLLAILSLLAGLAAGTLRTPHCNETLDTAATPRGMATASPAVEVGVEVPLASAWSQLYGDNATTGGPGDAELTEDLLLRAERSPPGASKAKKGTRKASRGTRGRNCHIRNLMVKVRDLGLGFNSDEIVLFKYCSGSCHRARSNYDLTLSSLLRQQLITPGPQERVLSHPCCRPTRYEAVSFMDVQNTWQTVEKLSAAECSCIG comes from the exons atgcggggcggcggcggcggcccgggggATGGTCCCCGCCGCGGGCACG CCAGCATGGAGCAGCAAGTGGGGCCACCAGAGCCGAGACCTGCAGGACCCACCACACACCCACAGCCCAAG gaggggatgctgtgggggCTTCTCGCCATCCTCTcgctgctggctgggctggcCGCAGGCACCCTGCGAACACCGCACTGCAACGAGACGCTGGACACGGCTGCCACGCCACGGGGCATGGCCACCGCCAGCCCGGCTGTGGAGGTTGGCGTGGAGGTACCGCTCGCTTCTGCCTGGAGCCAGCTGTATG GGGACAACGCGACGACAGGTGGCCCGGGCGACGCAGAGCTGACGGAGGACCTGCTGCTGCGTGCCGAGCGCTCACCGCCAGGCGCCAGCAAAGCCAAGAAGGGGACACGGAAAGCCTCGCGGGGGACCCGCGGCCGCAACTGCCACATCCGCAACCTGATGGTGAAGGTGCGCGACCTGGGCCTGGGCTTCAACTCGGACGAGATCGTGCTCTTCAAGTACTGCAGTGGGTCCTGCCACCGCGCACGCAGCAACTATGACCTGACGCTGAGCAGCCTGCTGCGGCAGCAGCTCATCACCCCAGGACCGCAGGAGCGGGTCCTCAGCCACCCCTGCTGCCGGCCCACCCGCTACGAGGCTGTCTCCTTCATGGACGTGCAAAACACGTGGCAGACAGTGGAGAAGCTCTCGGCAGCTGAGTGCAGCTGCATTGGCTGA